Sequence from the Microbacterium faecale genome:
CTCTTCGCGAGTGTGCCGATCTCGTCACCGCTGGAGTTGAACACCGTCATCGTTTCGTCGGCGATCTGAAGGGAATCAGCGCCGCGGAGCCAGTCGTCGACGTTCATGCAGCCCTTCAGGGTTGCCACGCCCACACGGTCCAGGACGATGCGGTCATCTTCGACCTCGTACGTGCCGCCGAAGCCATTACACCCATCGTTTCCCTCGAACGTGCCGTCGTCTGAGAACGAAATGAACGGGTCGCCCGCCTCCGAGCTTGCGAAGGTCGCACCAACGTAATCTGCGGGTTCCATCGTGCCTCCCTCGGAGCCAGCGGTCGTTGCGCAACCGGCGAACGCGAACGCCGCTGCGCCAATGAACAGCGCGGGAACGAGACGTCGTGTCCTCATGATGTGCCTCCCAATGTCGAGACCGCCGGTGAGGCGGAAAAATACCGCGGGTTCCCATTTTACCCTGAGCTCTAGTAATGTGGCGGTGCTATGTCTGCGCTGGGGATGCGCTGAGTTCTGCAGGCGGGCTGGCACAGACCACAGTGAATCGGCGACATGTCGCCACGAAACCATGGGGGACCTCCTTGAGCTCCACATTCAAACGAGGCGCGCGTCTGAGCGCCATCGGCGCCGCTGCAGCGCTCGCTGCGGGTGGCCTGATGGTCGCACCGGCGGCCGCCGAAGAAGCGGCCCCGGCTGCGAACCTGGACCAGATCGCCGCTCAGGCGTTCGGGATTCCCGGCGTCGTCGGCGTCACGACCGACAACCAGAGCATCTTCATCAAGGTGCTCGGCGAGTCGGGCGAGGGTGGCATTGCGCCCATGTCGGCGAGCAACGAGCAGAGCGTCAACGACCTCGCGAGCCAGTTCGGCAACGTCCAGGTCGTCGAAGGACAGGCCTTCACGCCCGTCGCGACGAACGACGTGGTGGGTGGCGCGGGCTACATGACCACGGACGATGGGATGACCAGCGCGGGCGCCTGCTCGGTCGGCTTCTCGGCGTGGTCGCCGAACGGCGACCCGGCCATCATCACCGCCGGTCACTGCAACGGCACTGACGACGGCATGCCGAACCTCTTCACGTCGCAGCCGTCGCAGGAGCCCGCTGTCGGCGGCGAGGGTTACACCATCATGGCTGAGCTCGGCACCTGGGGCTACACCCAGTTCGGCGGCCCGGGCAACACCTCCGTTGAGAACCCCTACGACGTCCAGCCTGAAGAGCTCGAGAACGGCACCGACATCGCCGTCATCGACGACATCAACCCCGAGCTGAACCTGCTGCCGTCGGTCACCGACTGGACGACGGCAGGCGAGGACGACCTCGCCAAGTCGGCGACGTCGGTCACGGCCGTTGGCTCGGCCTCGATCGGCGATGAGATTCGCCGCTCGGGCCGCACGACCGGTTCGAAGGTCGGCGTCGTCAACGAAGAGGGCTACACCCTCGTCGGTGACCCGCAGATCGGCTACCACCCGGTCTACGGCTACAACGCAACGTCCACCGGCGACTACGACCTCGCCGTTCCGGGTGACTCCGGCGGTTCGGTCGTCATCGGCA
This genomic interval carries:
- a CDS encoding META domain-containing protein produces the protein MRTRRLVPALFIGAAAFAFAGCATTAGSEGGTMEPADYVGATFASSEAGDPFISFSDDGTFEGNDGCNGFGGTYEVEDDRIVLDRVGVATLKGCMNVDDWLRGADSLQIADETMTVFNSSGDEIGTLAKS